The stretch of DNA TCAGTGCGATGGATTGCCAGACGCCCAGGATCATTGCGTCTTGTACGCTCCAGTCCTTTTGGCTTTGATGGGTTTCACCGATCTGGTCTGACCAATACAGCAGCACACCAAACACCAGCATGGCCCAACCAATCACTTTGATTGACCGCATCATCTCATCGAGTCCAGTCATGTGCAGGATCAGGCCCAGTGCGACAACCGGAATCGAGCTGACAAGCAGCAAGAGCGCGAGTTTAGCCCCTTGAGTGTCGATCCGGCCCATCATCAATTGCGGGAGCCCCAGAATTGCGGCTCTGACATCGGACCAGAAATAGAGAATGACGGCGAAAAGGGTGCCAAGGTGCACCGCGACATCAATCACCTGACCTTGATCTGCAAGTCCGGTCAGCGCGGGTAAAAGAATCAGGTGCCCTGAGGACGATACTGGCAAAAATTCTGTCAGCCCCTGAATGGCGGCAATAAGGATCAGGTGAAGTATTGGCATGCGTGGGTTCCGTTGAACTTAGGGGTACAGCTATAACCCATTGAGTTTTCTTGGGAAGATCGTATTTAAATCCGACTCGGACCTAAAATGTTGAAAATTTGTTTCCGATACGCTCGGTGTGGTGGAGGTATTTTAATAATAGGTAAACTTTTATGACTTTATTTTCTACAAAGCATTCGCTAAACAGGCTCTGACACCAGAGAAACCGGAGGCCATGCTGTGGCAAAGCAACCGATGTTAAAATTTGTATCCGTGGATCGTGACATGCCGCAAAAGCGCATGGCGGAGGAGCGGAATCAGGATTTCCATGAAATTTATGCGGAATACGCCGACGCAAAGGCCAAAGAGCAGGCCAGTCGGTGTAGTCAATGCGGTGTGCCCTACTGTCAGACCCATTGCCCGCTTCAAAACAATATCCCTGACTGGCTGCGCCTGACGGCCGAGGGGCGCCTGGAAGAGGCGTATCAAACCAGCCAGATGACCAACACCTTTCCGGAAATATGCGGTCGCATCTGTCCGCAGGACCGGTTGTGTGAAGGGAACTGCGTGATCGAACAATCGGGTCATGGTACAGTTACTATTGGTTCGGTCGAGAAGTATTTGACGGATACCGCTTGGGAAAACGGTTGGGTGAAACCGATTGTACCGCAGCACGAACGTGTTGAATCCGTTGGTATTATTGGTGCAGGACCGGGCGGCTTGGCAGCAGCGGATGTGTTGCGGCGCGCGGGTGTGCAAGTGACCGTATATGATCGGCACGACCGCGCAGGTGGCTTGCTGACCTATGGTATTCCGGGCTTTAAGCTTGAGAAAGACGTGGTGCTGCGCCGGGTAGAGCAACTGGCGCAGGCGGGTGTCGCGTTTGTAATGAATTGCGATGTCGGGACGGACATCACATTCGAGGAATTGCGTAGCAAACACAGTGCGTTACTGATTGCGACCGGCGTTTATAAATCACGCGATCTGCAGGGTCCGGGGTCCGGGGCGCAGGGGATTGTGCGGGCGATTGATTATCTGACCGCCAGTAACAAGCTGAACTTTGAGGATACGGTGCCCGAATTTGAAAGCGGTGAGCTGAACGCCGAGGGCAAACGTGTTGTCGTGATCGGTGGTGGTGATACGGCGATGGACTGTGTTCGAACGGCGATCCGGCAAGGGGCGACTTCGGTCAAATGCCTGTATCGCCGTGACCGGGAGAACATGCCGGGCAGCCAGCGTGAGACGCAAAATGCAGAAGAGGAAGGTGTTGAATTTCAGTGGCTTAGCGCGCCATTGGCGTTCTCGGGTGACCCGGTGAATTCCGTAAAAGTGCAACAAATGCGCCTTGGAACACCGGATGCTAGCGGCCGACGCAGCCCTGAGCCGATTGACGGGGCCGAGATTGATGAACCTGCGGATCTGGTAATCAAAGCGCTGGGATTTGAGCCGGAAGATCTGCCAAGCCTTTGGAATGAAGGCGAATTGGAGGTGACCGATTGGGGCACCGTCAAAGCGCAGTTCACCACTGGGCAGACCTCAATGGACGGTGTGTTTGCCGTGGGCGATATCGTGCGCGGGGCATCCTTGGTGGTTTGGGCCATCAAAGACGGCCGCGATTCAGCTGAGGCCATTCTGGATTACCTGAACAGTAAACAGGCCGTCGCGGCCGAATAAAATGCGTACAGCCTGTACAGGATGTACGCACGTTATGTACACAAATCGGTCTGGTTCCATTGCTGCGCAGGAATTGCAGTTGGAATGCTAGATGCGGGCGAAAAAGCGAGATTAGGGCAAAGGCCCTGACCCACCGAGTAAAGGAAGGGTAAAGACCAATGAAGAAACTGGATCTTAACTGGGCGGCCAAAGAAGAGGCCAAACGTAAGTGGCTGGCCGAGAATGGCATGTACGCCGAGGAGGAGGAGCACTCCTCTTGTGGTGTTGGTTTGGTGGTCTCGGTTGATGGGCAACCCTCGCGCCGCGTGGTTGAGGCCGGGATTGATGCGCTCAAAGCGATCTGGCACCGCGGCGCGGTGGATGCCGATGGCAAAACTGGCGATGGCGCGGGCATCCACGTGCAGATCCCGGTGCCGTTTATTTATGACCAGATCCGCCGCACGGGCCACGAGCCACGACAGGATCAGTTGGTTGCTGTTGGACAAGTGTTTTTGCCACGGACCGATTTTGGTGCGCAGGAGGCGTGCCGGACAATCGTGGAAACCGAAGTGCTGCGTATGGGGCACACAATCTATGGCTGGCGGCATGTGCCGGTGGATGTGACGTGTCTGGGGGAAAAGGCCAACGCCACCCGGCCCGAGATTGAACAGATCCTGATTTCCAACGCAAAAGACATCGATGAAGACGATTTCGAGCGCGAACTTTATGTGATCCGTCGCCGGATCGAAAAAGCAGTGACCGAGGCCAACATCAACGGACTTTATATTGCGTCGCTGTCGTGCCGGTCGATCATCTACAAGGGCATGATGCTGGCGGAAGAGGTGGCAGTCTTTTACCCCGATCTGATGGACGAGCGGTTCATCTCTAGCTTTGCGATTTATCACCAACGTTATTCGACCAATACTTTCCCGCAGTGGTGGCTGGCGCAGCCGTTCCGCATGTTGGCCCATAACGGTGAGATCAACACGCTTAAGGGCAACATGAACTGGATGAAAAGCCATGAGATCCGCATGGCAAGCAATTCATTCGGAGAGATGGCCGAAGATATCAAACCGATCATTGCAGGAGGGTCATCAGACTCGGCTGCTTTGGATGCGGTGTTTGAGGTGCTGGTGCGTGCGGGCCGGTCGGCCCCTATGGCGAAAACCATGCTGGTGCCGGAAAGCTGGTCCAAGCAGGCCGAGGAACTGCCGCAGGCGTGGCGCGATATGTATTCATATTGCAATTCGGTGATGGAACCATGGGATGGGCCAGCGGCATTGGCGATGACCGATGGACGTTGGGTTTGCGCGGGGCTTGACCGAAACGGGTTGCGCCCAATGCGTTATGTTTTGACCGGTGATGGTCTGGTGATTGCCGGGTCTGAGGCCGGGATGGTGCCAATTGATGAAGCGTCGGTTATTGAAAAAGGCGCGCTTGGACCCGGGCAGATGCTGGCCGTGGACATGAAAAAGGGCGTCATGTACCGCGATAATGAGATCAAGGATAAGCTGTCGCAAGCCTTGCCATTTGATGAATGGGTCAACCGGATCAACGATCTGGAGCAGGAACTTGCGGGCGTCACTGAGAAGCCAATTTTTACCGGGGCCGAATTGCGCCAACGGCAGAATGCGGCGGGTTATACCATTGAAGAGCTGGAACAAATTCTGGCGCCAATGGCTGAAGACGGCAAAGAAACACTGGCCAGTATGGGCGATGATACACCGTCCGCGGTCTTGTCAGCGCAGTACCGGCCATTGAGCCATTTCTTCCGTCAGAATTTCAGTCAGGTGACGAACCCGCCGATTGATAGCCTGCGCGAATATCGGGTGATGAGCCTGAAGACGCGGTTCGGGAACCTCAAAAACGTGCTGGATGAAAGCGGCGCGCAGACCGAGATTATCGTGCTGGAAAGCCCGTTTCTGGGCAATGCCCAATGGGCCGAGCTGCAAAGCCATTTCAACGCTGATGTGGCCGAGATTGATTGTACCTTTGTCAGCGGTTCGGGGGCCTTGCAGGCGGGGTTAGAGCGGATCCGGGCCGAAGCCGAAGATGCGGTACGCTCTGGTGCCGGACATATTGTTTTGACCGATCAACATCTGGATGCAGACAAGATCGGCATGTCGATGATTTTGGCGACCTCTGCCGTACATAGCCATCTGACACGCAAGGGATTGCGAACCTTCTGTTCGTTGAATGTGCGGTCGGCGGAATGTATCGACCCACATTATTTTGCCGTGCTGATCGGTGCGGGTGCAACCGTTGTGAACGCCTATCTGGCCGAGGATTCTATCGCTGACCGTCTGGAGCGGGGCCTGCTGGATGGCAGTTTGACCGAGAACATTGCGCGCTATCGCAACGCGATTGATCAGGGTCTGTTGAAGATCATGGCCAAGATGGGGATCTCGGTCGTGTCCTCTTATCGTGGTGGAATGAACTTTGAGGCGGTCGGTCTGAGCCGGGCGATGTGTGCAGAATACTTCCCCGGGTTAACCAGCCGGATCAGTGGCATTGGCGTTTCGGGCATTCAGACGAAGTTGGAAGAAGTGCACGCACGGGCCTTTGGCGCCGGGCAGGATATTTTGCCCATTGGCGGGTTCTACAAAGCGCGCAAGTCGGGTGAAACCCATGCCTGGGCGGCGACCAACATGCACATGCTGCAGATGGCGTGTAACAATGCCAGCTATGCCCTGTGGCAGCGGTATTCGAAAACCATGCAGTCAAATCCACCGATTCACATTCGTGACCTGATGGCGATCAAACCGATGGGAGAGGCGATTGCACTGGAAGAGGTCGAAAGCGTGACAGCGATCCGAAAACGGTTCGTGACGCCGGGCATGTCGCTGGGGGCATTGAGCCCGGAGGCGCATAAGACGCTGAACGTGGCGATGAACCGGATTGGGGCGCGCTCGGACAGTGGAGAGGGTGGCGAAGATCCGGCGCATTTTGTGCCGGAGGCCAATGGGGATAATCCGTCTGCAAAGATCAAGCAGGTGGCCTCAGGCCGGTTTGGGGTGACTGCGGAATACCTGAACCAGTGTGAAGAGCTGGAGATCAAGGTGGCGCAGGGCGCGAAGCCCGGTGAGGGTGGTCAGCTGCCGGGGATGAAGGTCACTGACCTGATCGCGCGGCTGCGGCATTCGACCAAGGGCGTGACATTGATTTCACCGCCGCCACATCATGATATTTACTCGATCGAGGATTTGGCGCAGCTGATTTATGATCTCAAGCAGATCAACCCGACGGTCAAAGTGACGGTCAAGCTGGTTGCGCAATCGGGTGTGGGCACAATTGCCGCTGGTGTGGCCAAGGCCAAGGCGGATGTTATTCTGGTCTCGGGTCATAATGGCGGTACCGGGGCCAGCCCGGCAACGTCGATCAAATATGCCGGATTGCCGTGGGAGATGGGCCTGACTGAGGCGCATCAGGTGCTGAGCATGAACAACCTGCGTGAGCGCATTACCCTGCGCACCGATGGTGGCTTGCGTACTGGGCGCGATATCGTGATGGCGGCGATGATGGGGGCTGAGGAATATGGTATCGGTACTGCCGCGCTGATTGCGATGGGCTGCATTATGGTGCGCCAGTGTCAGAGCAACACCTGTCCGGTTGGGGTCTGTACACAAGATGAGGCGCTGCGTGGCAAGTTTACTGGCAACGCGGAGAAGGTTGTGAACTTGATCACCTTCTATGCGCAGGAAGTGCGGGAAATTCTGGCCAGCATTGGCGCGCGATCATTGGATGAGGTGATTGGACGGGCGGATCTGCTGACGCAGGTTTCGCGTGGCTCGGCGCATCTGGATGATCTGGATCTTAACCCGATGTTGATCACCGTGGGTGGTGTGGGCGAGGCGGCATATGACCGCAATCGTCCGCGGACCGAAGTGCCTGATACGCTGGACGCTGAAATTGTGCGCGATGCCAGCCGGTTCCTGGAAGACGGAGAAAAGATGCAGCTGCATTACGCGGTGCAAAACACGCACCGGACGGTGGGCACGCGAGTGTCGAGCCATATCGTGCGGAACTTCGGCATGCGCAACACGTTGCAACCGGACCATTTGACGGTGAAGTTGTCGGGTAGTGCGGGGCAGTCGCTGGGGGCTTTTGCGGCACCGGGGCTGAAGATCGAAGTGTCGGGCGATGCCAACGACTATGTCGGCAAAGGCCTGTCTGGCGGCACCATCGTGGTGCATCCACCGCAAAGCAGCCCGTTGGTGGCCGCAGATAACACCATCATCGGCAATACCGTATTGTACGGCGCGACCGATGGGCATCTGTTTGCCGCAGGTCGCGCAGGTGAACGGTTCGCGGTTCGAAACTCTGGCGCGAAGGTGGTGATCGAGGGCTGTGGCAGCAACGGTTGTGAATACATGACTGGCGGTGTTGCTGTGATCCTTGGCTCAATCGGTGCCAACTTTGGCGCAGGGATGACCGGGGGTATGGCCTATCTTTATGATCCTGAAGGACGGTCTGCGACGTTGATTAATCACGAGACGTTGGTCGCTTGCCCTGTGCAGGATGTGCATTGGCAAAATGAGCTGAAGGGGCTGGTTGAACGCCATGCCGCTGAGACCGGCAGCCGCAAAGCTCAGGATATCTTGCAGCATTGGGAGGCCGAACTGGGTAACTTCGTTCAGCTGTGCCCAACCGAGATGCTGGATAAACTGCCACATCCTCTGGGGCATGAGGCGAAGGCTATTCCAGCGGAGTAAGTGATTTCATGTATGAAGCACAAGGCTAGCATAGCTCGCCTTGTTGCGTTTCAAGGCTTTGGCGCGGAAAGCGCCCAATCGAGGCTGCGTTCGTACATGGCAAGACCGGGGGCGATGTCAGCTGGGGCGGCAATGGCAGAGAAGATGAAGCCGTGGGTATAATCGATCAGCAGGTTGAGCATTACGTCTTGCGGATCACCATCGTTGAGCATACGCGTCTCAATCCGGACCAGTTCGGTGTAGCGGATCAGGTCATCTGACATCAGCGTTGGCGTTTGCAGAATGCAGCGGATCAGGGCGGCGTGGCTCAGCGCCATCTCACAATAACGCAGGAGCAAGTCGCGCAAACGCAAAGCGGGGGTGGCCCCTTTGGCAGGTGAGACCAGCCCGGCAAATGCGTCGGTGATAAGTGCCTCAAGCAACTGATGCCGCGTGCCGATGTGGTAGGTAACAGCCATTGGTGTGACGCCCAGCTTGGTAGCTAGCGCGCGGAAGGTGAGGGCCCCTTCGCCCTTGTCATTGAGGATAGAGCAGGCGGCTTTGAGAATATCCGTCTTATGCAGCCGATCCGCCGTCTTGGAGGGGCGGCCCGCGCGTTTGTTTTTGGGGTTTGTCACTGAACTGAATACTGCTTGGTTACCAATCCAGACGGGTATTCCGTGACCGATTCCAGTCTGAGATCAATATCGGCATTAAGAGTGCTGAAAATGCGAATGCCGTCACCTATCAGAATCGGAACGGTGGTGATTTTCAGGCTCTCAATCAGGCCGTCACTTAGGAAAGATTGGATGATCGCGCCGCCATCGACGTAGACACGTTTGTGGCCACGAGATTCAAGTTCAGCCATCAGGGCCGTAGGGGCAAGCATGCTGATTTCGACCTTGTCTTGCAGATGCGTCGGGATATCGGATTGTGTTAGGCTGCGGCTTAGGACAATTACGGGTTTGTCGTAGGGCCATTCATCAAAGCCCAGCACGGTTTTGAACGAGCCGCTGCCCATGACCAACACGTCGATGCTGTCCATGAATGCGGTGAAACCGTGGTCTTCGTCGGTGGTGTTTTGTTTCATCAACCAATCAAGTGAATGGTCCTTGCGGGCGACAAAGCCGTCAAGGGTCATGGCCATCATGATGTGTCCGGTGATCATAATCTGTCTCCAATTATTTATACATCGTATAATTAAATTCGATCAAAAGTTCAACTCGTGAAAAATGTGGCTAGACCAGCAAGGTTGCGATAGCCCAAAAGGCCAGGAGTGCTGCGGAAATACGGCCGGATTTCAGCCCGAATAGGCCCAATTTTTCGATCAGGACAATCATGGCAAGGGCGGCGATCCAGATCAGGTTCATTACGCCGCCGACAAACAGCAGCAGCATAAGGGCCCAGCAGCATCCAACACAATAGGTGCCGTGAATGACCCCCATCTGAAACGCGCCTAATGTGCCCTTGCGCCAGTTGCGCGAGAGCCATTCAGCTGGGCTATGGCAATGTTGCAAGCAGGCCTGTTTGATCGGGGTCAACTGGTATAGCGCAGCGGTGAACAGGATCAGCGCGCTGAACCATGGAGCCATTGACCACAGCATCATCGACGACAACAGCCCGCTGGCAACCAGCGCCATCTGTACGGCTGTGACTATCACCGAAAAGATCAGCCAGATGGTCAGGTAACCGCTGAGAAAGACGGCGATGGACACTGGCCCCTGTTGCATCCGGCCCTTGCGCTGGGCGTGGCGCATGGTGCGGGCATAGAGCAGCATCGCGGGCGCGGCCGAGGGTAGCATCATGGCGATCATCATGATCCACCACATCGAAGCCATCAGGACGAAATGTGCGGGTCCTTCTGTGGCCAATGGTGCGGTCATCTGCATCGGGCGTAGAGGTTGGTTAAGGTGTGGGAAGAGGCCACTGCGGGTCATTTCCAGTGCGGTCATGCCCATTCCCGCGCCGGAGATGACCCAGAGCCATGCCAGTGTACAGATCAGGGTGAGACCGCCAATCAAGATGGCGCGGTCGCGCCGGATCAGCCGTTCAAGCGTTGGGGCGGTGGCCATTTCAGGCGGCGTTTTCAATCACACCATGTGGGCCATAAGACGCGTGCCACAGGACACCGTAGACGCTCTCGTATTGCATTTTGAGACCGGCATCGATGGTGACGTCGCCTGATCCCATTTCGGCCTCGCGGAACTCGAACCCCTCGGGTAGGACAATGCGGGCACGGTGTGGTTTGCCGGTGACCGGGTTTTTGATCGGGGTGATGTTGAGCATGGTCTTGCCATCAACAACCAGCTTGCCGGTGCGGGCTTCGATATCGGCCTCGAACTTAAGATCGGCAAAGATCGGGTCGTCTTCGCCATCCATGGTGGAGCCGTAAATGTTGAACACAGTTGTAGGTTCTTGTTCTTCGCCGCCAAGGATTTTGAACAGCGCGTCGACCTGTTCATCGGTGGCGCGTTTGTCGATGATCCCTTGAGCCCAGCCGCCGCCCTCGTGTACTGGCCCTGGCCAGCGGTAAGAGGCGCCGATGATGAGCCCGTCCAGACGGACATCGCCAAAGTAGCCTTCCTCAATCAAATGCGCCTCGCCGCCCTCGCACACATCGCGCGATGGTTTTCCGTTGAATTCGCACGGGCAGCCATAGTCGCAACTGCAGACGCCAATCTTGGGCCCGCTGATTTTCCAGTCGATATAAGTCATTTTGTTCCCCCCCAAATGGTCTGGTGTTGAAATGTCACTGTTAAATTGTTGGAACTGAAATATGGGCGAGGATAGCACAGGGGGCGGGTTTTCCCAAAAGTGGTCCAACTTCCTGCGATACATGGATTTTAAAGGAAATTGCCAAGTAGCCGGGCAGGTGTATGAAGCGCCATCCATTCGAATCCGGCCAGATTCCAGCCCAATGTAATAGTGAATATATTGAACGGATGGGGAAACGGAATTTTAAGAATTCATCAAAAACACATCAGCCAGCTAATCTGATGCTGAAGAGACATAATGGAACACGGCACCCGGACAGAAGTCGTTATGACTGAGCAACGCTGCCAGCTTTTTGGCCTCATCGGCTTCATCATTGCTGGTCTTGTTTTTATCGCTGCGGGGATAAATTTTGGCGATCCACTGACGATTATTGTAAGTGTGATTTGGGTGATTTCGTGCCTGATTTGGATGATCCCGCTGCTACGTGGGACAAAGCGCCCTTACTCAGACTGAAACCGTGCCGTAAGTATTTTGAAGCTGGCTGCGCCAAATCCTATGGAAAACGCGCTTTCGAACCAACGGCGTAGGCGTAGGTAAAGAAGGGTCATGGCCTTTGAGGAAAATAAAATCGCATACCCATGGAAGATGACAAAGCCTAGGGTGCCAACAGAAGAAATGACAATTACGAGGCCTTGGATCGATGATCCGGCTGGAACCCCGAGCGAATATAATGAGCCAATAAATAAGATTGCCTTCGGATTTGTGAGTTGCAGCAAGAGCCCCTTTGTAAACAGCGTTGATCTGCTTCCTGTCAGCAACTTAACCTTGATTTCCTTAGGGGAGAGTGCAGAACGGGCAGCCTTGTAGGCGAGATACATCAAATAGGTTGCGCCAAAATATCGTAACACTTCGAATACCCATGCATTTGCAAGCATGATCGCGCCTAGGCCAAATGCTGCTGAAATTGCCCATATCAGCGAGCCGGCAGATATGCCTGATGCCAACGACAAACCCGATACTCTGCCTGAAGCCATAGAAGTACCAGCAATGGCGAGAGTTGCTGGGCCAGGGCTTGCACCCGCTACAAAAGCTGCGATGAGGATCAGTGGTAGATTTATATCTAATAGCATTTAGGTGTCGCCCTGCATCTTGTTGAATTGAGCGTCTACTATTCACAACGACATGTCAAAAGAAGGCTCAGAGCGGTCCTTGAGCCTCATGTAAGAGTTGTACAGATTTTGCCGTGGTGCTTCCAAGAAGGGCGGGGTTTTTCATTTACTTGGGGGCGCAAATGCAGCGCGGGCTTTGTGGGCTTTTTTGCGCATCACGCAGCTGATCGCATGGTCGTTTATTAGTCCCATGGCTTGCATGAAGGCAAAGATTGTAGTCGGGCCGAGGAATTTCCAGCCGCGTTTTTTCAGCTCTTTTGACAGCGCAACCGAGGTTGGAGAGGTCGAGGCGGTTTGTGGCTCGCCTAACTCTTCGACTGGCGGCTCGTAGCGCCAGATGAAGGCGGCTAGTGATCCCTCGACCTCGATCATTTCGGCCATGCGGTGGGCGTTGTTGATGGTGGCGTCAATCTTGAGGCGGTTGCGCACGATACCGGGATCATTCAGCAGGCGTTCGCGATCCGCGTCGGTGAACTTCATGATCGCACGGTAATCAAACCCGGCAAAGGCGGCGCGGAAGTTTTCGCGTTTGTTCAGAATGGTGCGCCAGCTAAGGCCGGACTGGAAGCTTTCCAGACACAGCTTTTCAAACAGACGGGTGTCATCGCCCACTGGATAGCCCCATTCATTGTCATGATAGGGCAAAAATTCCGGCACGTCTCCGCACCAGGCACAACGGTTTTGCCCATCCGGACCTGTGATGACCTTGTTCATGGCCCCACTTTAACCGCTACCGATAATTACACCAGTGGCAAAGACCAATGCGCCGCCCAATACCACCTGCATTGCGGCACGGAAAAATGGGGTTTGCATGAACCGGTTTTGGATCCATGCAATGGCCCACAGTTCAATAAACACTACGATAATTGCGATGATCGTCGCTGTCCAGAAATCGGTGATCAGATAGGGCAGGGCGTGACCCAAGCCACCTACAGTGGTCATTATGCCACTGGCGAAACCGCGTTTGACCGGGCTGCCGCGACCGGACAATTCACCGTCATCGCTGGCGGCCTCGGTAAAGCCCATGGAGATGCCGGCGCCGACCGAAGCGGCGAGGCCCACGAGGAAGGTGGTCCAGGTGTCTTGTGTGGCAAAGGCGGTGGCAAAGATCGGTGCGAGGGTTGAGACAGAGCCGTCCATCAGCCCGGCTAGCCCCGGCTGGACCCAAGTCAGGATGAATTTGCGATTGGCGGTTTCGGCCTCCTGGGCCTGAGCGTCGTGGTTGAGGTGACTTTCGGTCAGGTCACCGGCGCGGGTCTGGTGCCCGGCTTCGGCGGCGGCCAGATCGCCCAGCAGTTTGCGGGTGGCTGCGTCGGTGCTCTGACCAGCGGCCTTGAGGTAAAATTGCTCGGCATCGCGTTCCATCATCGCGGCCTCTTGCCGGATGCGATCAAGCCCAAGGTTTTCAATCAGCCAGACCGGGCGGCGAGCGTGGAACCCGGCGATATGTTCGCGTCGGATCAGC from Roseovarius sp. EL26 encodes:
- a CDS encoding undecaprenyl-diphosphate phosphatase — protein: MPILHLILIAAIQGLTEFLPVSSSGHLILLPALTGLADQGQVIDVAVHLGTLFAVILYFWSDVRAAILGLPQLMMGRIDTQGAKLALLLLVSSIPVVALGLILHMTGLDEMMRSIKVIGWAMLVFGVLLYWSDQIGETHQSQKDWSVQDAMILGVWQSIALIPGTSRSGITITGARFLGYARRDAAKLSMLMSIPTIIASGAYLGSEVIITANTALIRDGAIAAFFAFWAALIALSLMMRLLNSISFTPYVIYRIILGIALLVIAYT
- a CDS encoding NAD(P)-dependent oxidoreductase, encoding MAKQPMLKFVSVDRDMPQKRMAEERNQDFHEIYAEYADAKAKEQASRCSQCGVPYCQTHCPLQNNIPDWLRLTAEGRLEEAYQTSQMTNTFPEICGRICPQDRLCEGNCVIEQSGHGTVTIGSVEKYLTDTAWENGWVKPIVPQHERVESVGIIGAGPGGLAAADVLRRAGVQVTVYDRHDRAGGLLTYGIPGFKLEKDVVLRRVEQLAQAGVAFVMNCDVGTDITFEELRSKHSALLIATGVYKSRDLQGPGSGAQGIVRAIDYLTASNKLNFEDTVPEFESGELNAEGKRVVVIGGGDTAMDCVRTAIRQGATSVKCLYRRDRENMPGSQRETQNAEEEGVEFQWLSAPLAFSGDPVNSVKVQQMRLGTPDASGRRSPEPIDGAEIDEPADLVIKALGFEPEDLPSLWNEGELEVTDWGTVKAQFTTGQTSMDGVFAVGDIVRGASLVVWAIKDGRDSAEAILDYLNSKQAVAAE
- the gltB gene encoding glutamate synthase large subunit; translation: MKKLDLNWAAKEEAKRKWLAENGMYAEEEEHSSCGVGLVVSVDGQPSRRVVEAGIDALKAIWHRGAVDADGKTGDGAGIHVQIPVPFIYDQIRRTGHEPRQDQLVAVGQVFLPRTDFGAQEACRTIVETEVLRMGHTIYGWRHVPVDVTCLGEKANATRPEIEQILISNAKDIDEDDFERELYVIRRRIEKAVTEANINGLYIASLSCRSIIYKGMMLAEEVAVFYPDLMDERFISSFAIYHQRYSTNTFPQWWLAQPFRMLAHNGEINTLKGNMNWMKSHEIRMASNSFGEMAEDIKPIIAGGSSDSAALDAVFEVLVRAGRSAPMAKTMLVPESWSKQAEELPQAWRDMYSYCNSVMEPWDGPAALAMTDGRWVCAGLDRNGLRPMRYVLTGDGLVIAGSEAGMVPIDEASVIEKGALGPGQMLAVDMKKGVMYRDNEIKDKLSQALPFDEWVNRINDLEQELAGVTEKPIFTGAELRQRQNAAGYTIEELEQILAPMAEDGKETLASMGDDTPSAVLSAQYRPLSHFFRQNFSQVTNPPIDSLREYRVMSLKTRFGNLKNVLDESGAQTEIIVLESPFLGNAQWAELQSHFNADVAEIDCTFVSGSGALQAGLERIRAEAEDAVRSGAGHIVLTDQHLDADKIGMSMILATSAVHSHLTRKGLRTFCSLNVRSAECIDPHYFAVLIGAGATVVNAYLAEDSIADRLERGLLDGSLTENIARYRNAIDQGLLKIMAKMGISVVSSYRGGMNFEAVGLSRAMCAEYFPGLTSRISGIGVSGIQTKLEEVHARAFGAGQDILPIGGFYKARKSGETHAWAATNMHMLQMACNNASYALWQRYSKTMQSNPPIHIRDLMAIKPMGEAIALEEVESVTAIRKRFVTPGMSLGALSPEAHKTLNVAMNRIGARSDSGEGGEDPAHFVPEANGDNPSAKIKQVASGRFGVTAEYLNQCEELEIKVAQGAKPGEGGQLPGMKVTDLIARLRHSTKGVTLISPPPHHDIYSIEDLAQLIYDLKQINPTVKVTVKLVAQSGVGTIAAGVAKAKADVILVSGHNGGTGASPATSIKYAGLPWEMGLTEAHQVLSMNNLRERITLRTDGGLRTGRDIVMAAMMGAEEYGIGTAALIAMGCIMVRQCQSNTCPVGVCTQDEALRGKFTGNAEKVVNLITFYAQEVREILASIGARSLDEVIGRADLLTQVSRGSAHLDDLDLNPMLITVGGVGEAAYDRNRPRTEVPDTLDAEIVRDASRFLEDGEKMQLHYAVQNTHRTVGTRVSSHIVRNFGMRNTLQPDHLTVKLSGSAGQSLGAFAAPGLKIEVSGDANDYVGKGLSGGTIVVHPPQSSPLVAADNTIIGNTVLYGATDGHLFAAGRAGERFAVRNSGAKVVIEGCGSNGCEYMTGGVAVILGSIGANFGAGMTGGMAYLYDPEGRSATLINHETLVACPVQDVHWQNELKGLVERHAAETGSRKAQDILQHWEAELGNFVQLCPTEMLDKLPHPLGHEAKAIPAE
- a CDS encoding TetR/AcrR family transcriptional regulator; protein product: MTNPKNKRAGRPSKTADRLHKTDILKAACSILNDKGEGALTFRALATKLGVTPMAVTYHIGTRHQLLEALITDAFAGLVSPAKGATPALRLRDLLLRYCEMALSHAALIRCILQTPTLMSDDLIRYTELVRIETRMLNDGDPQDVMLNLLIDYTHGFIFSAIAAPADIAPGLAMYERSLDWALSAPKP
- a CDS encoding dihydrofolate reductase family protein, whose protein sequence is MITGHIMMAMTLDGFVARKDHSLDWLMKQNTTDEDHGFTAFMDSIDVLVMGSGSFKTVLGFDEWPYDKPVIVLSRSLTQSDIPTHLQDKVEISMLAPTALMAELESRGHKRVYVDGGAIIQSFLSDGLIESLKITTVPILIGDGIRIFSTLNADIDLRLESVTEYPSGLVTKQYSVQ
- a CDS encoding DUF2182 domain-containing protein, producing MATAPTLERLIRRDRAILIGGLTLICTLAWLWVISGAGMGMTALEMTRSGLFPHLNQPLRPMQMTAPLATEGPAHFVLMASMWWIMMIAMMLPSAAPAMLLYARTMRHAQRKGRMQQGPVSIAVFLSGYLTIWLIFSVIVTAVQMALVASGLLSSMMLWSMAPWFSALILFTAALYQLTPIKQACLQHCHSPAEWLSRNWRKGTLGAFQMGVIHGTYCVGCCWALMLLLFVGGVMNLIWIAALAMIVLIEKLGLFGLKSGRISAALLAFWAIATLLV
- a CDS encoding DUF1326 domain-containing protein produces the protein MTYIDWKISGPKIGVCSCDYGCPCEFNGKPSRDVCEGGEAHLIEEGYFGDVRLDGLIIGASYRWPGPVHEGGGWAQGIIDKRATDEQVDALFKILGGEEQEPTTVFNIYGSTMDGEDDPIFADLKFEADIEARTGKLVVDGKTMLNITPIKNPVTGKPHRARIVLPEGFEFREAEMGSGDVTIDAGLKMQYESVYGVLWHASYGPHGVIENAA
- a CDS encoding LysE family translocator, with amino-acid sequence MLLDINLPLILIAAFVAGASPGPATLAIAGTSMASGRVSGLSLASGISAGSLIWAISAAFGLGAIMLANAWVFEVLRYFGATYLMYLAYKAARSALSPKEIKVKLLTGSRSTLFTKGLLLQLTNPKAILFIGSLYSLGVPAGSSIQGLVIVISSVGTLGFVIFHGYAILFSSKAMTLLYLRLRRWFESAFSIGFGAASFKILTARFQSE